The Penaeus chinensis breed Huanghai No. 1 chromosome 39, ASM1920278v2, whole genome shotgun sequence genome has a segment encoding these proteins:
- the LOC125046722 gene encoding glycerol-3-phosphate acyltransferase 3-like, which produces MSYPSFLEPYAGLISTIGLWENAVPYVVWGHVLVFVCLLVVATVGRRLKLRRNYVDILDSVFQFVAARTEEPGLDQEDEEDFDDEGVVICPESPRADPSLHQGAFGLQDSLPYLTAGMRAVVQDCVSKSFTSAELRTWNMLSRTKRQRRLRMSPSMTAFWAAGVVVRYGFLLPMRVLVLLLSLATLVVLCSAVGLLPDTRFKKRVNAWVVSWCFDFVAGAISVVARFHNKENRPSFGIAVANHTSPIDSMVLATDQCYDMVGQKATGILGVFMTALSRSSTHIWFERGSTKERAAAAARLQAHASNHNLPPILIYPEGTCVNNTAVMQFKKGAFEIDSVVYPIAIRFDPRYGDPFWFQDSFGHYILSMMTSWAIVCDVWYLPPTRRGPRESGAAFAGRVKGLIAHRGGFVKLAWDGFVKLQTTKNEAWEKKQNTWKQMQQREYAKHLNKDEEKEE; this is translated from the exons ATGAGTTATCCCTCGTTCCTGGAGCCGTACGCGGGCCTCATTTCGACAATCGGCCTATGGGAGAATGCGGTGCCCTACGTGGTGTGGGGCCACGTCCTCGTGTTCGTGTGCCTGCTGGTGGTGGCCACCGTGGGCAGGAGGCTGAAGCTGCGGAGGAATTACGTGGACATCCTGGACAGCGTGTTCCAGTTCGTGGCGGCGAGGACGGAGGAGCCCGGCCTCGaccaggaggacgaggaggacttcGACGACGAAGG GGTGGTGATCTGCCCGGAGTCCCCCCGCGCGGACCCCAGCCTCCACCAGGGCGCGTTCGGGCTCCAGGACTCGCTACCGTACCTGACGGCGGGCATGCGGGCCGTGGTGCAGGACTGCGTCAGCAAGAGCTTCACCTCCGCCGAACTGCGCACGTGGAACATGCTGTCCAG GACGAAGCGGCAGCGGCGCCTGCGCATGAGCCCCTCGATGACGGCGTTCTGGGCGGCCGGCGTCGTGGTGCGCTACGGGTTCCTGCTGCCGATGCGCGTGCTGGTGCTGTTGCTGAGCCTGGCGACGCTGGTGGTGCTGTGCTCCGCCGTGGGCCTCCTGCCCGACACCCGCTTCAAGAAGCGCGTCAACGCCTGGGTGGTCAGCTGGTGCTTCGACTTCGTGGCCGGCGCCATCTCCGTCGTGGCCAG attccACAACAAGGAGAACCGCCCCAGCTTCGGCATCGCTGTCGCCAACCACACGTCGCCCATCGACTCCATGGTCCTCGCCACCGACCAGTGCTACGACATG gTCGGGCAAAAAGCAACGGGTATTCTTGGCGTGTTCATGACGGCGCTGTCTCGATCCTCGACGCACATCTGGTTCGAGCGAGGCAGTACCAAGgaacgggcggcggcggcggcaag GTTACAGGCCCACGCTTCGAACCACAACCTTCCTCCTATCCTGATCTACCCCGAAGGAACCTGCGTCAACAACACGGCTGTGATGCAGTTCAAGAAGGGAGCCTTTGAG atcgaCAGCGTGGTCTACCCCATCGCCATCCGCTTCGACCCCCGCTACGGCGACCCCTTCTGGTTCCAGGACTCCTTCGGCCACTACATCCTGAGCATGATGACGTCATGGGCCATCGTGTGCGACGTGTGGTACCTTCCGCCCACGCGCAGAGGCCCCAGGGAGTCGGGCGCGGCCTTCGCGGGCAG agTGAAGGGCTTAATAGCACATAGAGGAGGCTTCGTTAAACTGGCTTGGGACGGATTCGTGAAGCTTCAGACCACAAAGAACGAAGCTtgggagaagaaacagaatacGTGGAAACAGATGCAACAGAGAGAATACGCGAAACACCTGaataaagatgaggagaaggaggaatga